CCGAGTCGCTCGAGCGCGAGGCGAGCGCGCAGACCGAGCTCGCCGCGACCCGCGACTTCGGCGAGGCGATGCGCGCCTTCTTCGAGAAGCGCGCGCCGCGTTTCGAAGGACGTTAGGCACTCCGCGCCCGCCTCGCGCCGGGCGCGCCCACCGGCAGGAGGACTCGCGTGGACCCCAACGGCAAGGCCGCCGTCGTCGTCGGCGGGGCGTCGGGCATCGGCCGCGCCACGGCGCTCGAGCTCGCGCGCCGCGGCGCCGACGTGTTCGTCGCCGATCTCCACGAGGCGCGCGCGGCCGAGGTCGTGCGCGAGGTCGAGGCGCTCGGGCGCCGCGCGTTCGCGCTGCGGACCGACGTGCGCAGCGACGCCGACGTCGACGCGCTGCGCGACGCGGCGCTCGGCGCACTCGGCCGCGTCGACCTGCTCGTGAACAGCCCCGGCGTGTCGCTCCTCGGCGCCGTCGAGGAGATCCCGATCGAGGACTGGCAGTGGGTGCTCGACGTGAACCTCGTCGGGTTCGTGCGCACCTGCCGCACCTTCCTCCCGCACATGCTCGCGCGCGGCAGCGGCTGGATCGCGAACGTCGCCTCGATCGCCGGGCTCTACGCCTACAGCTACGACGCGGTGCCCTACGTGACGTCGAAGTTCGGGTGCGCGGGCTTCACCGAGGGGCTCGCCGTCTACGCGCGCCCGCGCGGCGTCGGCGTCTCGCTCCTGTGCCCGGGGCTCGTGCAGACGAATCTGGCGGAGAACGCGCGCATCGTCGGCGTTCCCGACCCGGCGTCGTTCCTGCACTTTCCCGAGCACATGCGCCGCGCGATCGCGCCCGAGGAGGCGGCGGCGGTGCTGTGCGACGGCATCGAGGCCGAGCGCTTCCTGCTGCTCACGCACCCCGAGGACGAGGCCGTGCTGCGCGATCGCCGCGCCGACGTCGACGCGGCGATCGCGCGCCAGGTGCGCGAGAGCCCGGAC
This genomic interval from Myxococcota bacterium contains the following:
- a CDS encoding SDR family NAD(P)-dependent oxidoreductase; the protein is MDPNGKAAVVVGGASGIGRATALELARRGADVFVADLHEARAAEVVREVEALGRRAFALRTDVRSDADVDALRDAALGALGRVDLLVNSPGVSLLGAVEEIPIEDWQWVLDVNLVGFVRTCRTFLPHMLARGSGWIANVASIAGLYAYSYDAVPYVTSKFGCAGFTEGLAVYARPRGVGVSLLCPGLVQTNLAENARIVGVPDPASFLHFPEHMRRAIAPEEAAAVLCDGIEAERFLLLTHPEDEAVLRDRRADVDAAIARQVRESPDPFAGRYGPPERG